A region from the Lolium perenne isolate Kyuss_39 chromosome 4, Kyuss_2.0, whole genome shotgun sequence genome encodes:
- the LOC127294623 gene encoding uncharacterized protein, whose protein sequence is MAPKRKSPAAAAAPAMPSRITRSMAAGKQAADAPPKKEEAEAVPVPPAAPAGQKGRKKAKKEEVVEEVEAVLSPPPAAKGKGKGRKNAKKEVAPAPAPAPAPAKEEEEEAEEEVDDSPFVEDGKRVVVEACTQCQQFKKRAVKVKEDLESAVPGVSVTINPEKPRRGCLEIREEGGEVFLSLRDMKRPFNPMRELDMDKVIHDIVKKIS, encoded by the exons ATGGCTCCCAAGCGCAAGTccccagcggcggcggcggcacccgCGATGCCGTCGAGGATCACCAGGAGCATGGCAGCCGGGAAGCAGGCCGCGGACGCGCCGCCCAAGAAGGAGGAGGCTGAGGCGGTGCCGGTTCCGCCTGCGGCCCCCGCCGGCCAGAAggggaggaagaaggccaagaagGAGGAGgttgtggaggaggtggaggcggtgcTGTCGCCTCCGCCGGCGgccaaggggaaggggaagggcagGAAGAACGCCAAGAAGGAGGTGGCGCCCGCTCCTGCGCCGGCACCGGCGCCGgcgaaggaggaagaggaggaggcggaggaggaggtggatgacagCCCTTTCGTCGAAGACGGGAAGCGCGTCGTCGTCGAGGCATG CACGCAGTGCCAACAGTTTAAGAAGAGAGCTGTGAAGGTGAAGGAAGATCTGGAAAGTGCTGTACCTGGTGTATCCGTGACAATCAACCCTGAAAAG CCACGCCGTGGGTGCCTTGAGATCCGTGAGGAAGGTGGCGAAGTCTTCCTTTCGCTGCGG GACATGAAGCGGCCTTTCAACCCAATGAGGGAGCTTGACATGGACAAGGTCATCCACGACATCGTCAAGAAAATCTCTTGA